One window of Etheostoma spectabile isolate EspeVRDwgs_2016 chromosome 6, UIUC_Espe_1.0, whole genome shotgun sequence genomic DNA carries:
- the crppa gene encoding D-ribitol-5-phosphate cytidylyltransferase isoform X2, translating into MTCRDPSPTRLMEDNHINTQSHSCYTDRPAHPGIFPTRESGKSAHQPGGPSVDFPVSVVLPAGGTGERTGLQTPKQFCSFLGRPLISYTIQAFERVSWIQSIVVVVAKENMDLMTDIVQRFQHKKVRAVPGGSTRHRSICNGVRALADGEEERPKVVIIHDAVRPFVDEDLLYKIAMAAKEQGAAGAIRPLVSTVIATTSEGYLDHSLERAKYRASEMPQGFTYDVIYQAYQKVTYKRDLAAAESIIKETLSRSACVVTGGSEQAVTLADALQKAVGALNVELDVIPDLMGENAGYLLKEWNFIQVSVNRSCLSEVEAVLTDLESGNRALLHPLVVIWVHLSSSDELSVSGRGVEPAGIMDLASAAKLQNILLYGIQLGQTKDTDRWERSVLRVAEITSALIRERSPALVGQLLQA; encoded by the exons ATGACCTGCCGTGACCCCTCACCCACCCGACTGATGGAGGATAACCACATCAACACGCAGAGCCATAGTTGCTACACGGACAGGCCCGCTCATCCCGGGATTTTCCCAACCCGTGAGTCCGGGAAGAGCGCCCACCAGCCGGGGGGACCCAGCGTGGACTTCCCGGTGTCTGTGGTTCTTCCTGCCGGGGGCACAGGAGAAAGAACCGGACTACAGACACCGAAACAGTTCTGCTCATTTCTGGGTCGGCCGCTAATAAGCTACACTATCCAGGCTTTCGAGAG GGTGTCATGGATCCAGAGCATTGTGGTCGTCGTTGCCAAAGAAAACATGGACCTGATGACGGACATCGTCCAGCGTTTCCAGCACAAGAAGGTTCGAGCAGTGCCAGGCGGCTCGACTCGTCACAGGTCGATATGTAACGGCGTGCGGGCTCTGGCCGAcggggaggaggagaggccGAAGGTGGTCATCATCCACGATGCCGTGCGGCCTTTTGTGGATGAGGACTTACTGTACAAGATAGCCATGGCTGCCAAGGAACAAGGG GCAGCAGGAGCTATCCGACCTCTGGTTTCCACGGTGATAGCCACCACATCAGAGGGCTACCTGGATCATTCTCTGGAGCGAGCCAAGTACCGAGCCAGCGAGATGCCTCAGGGATTCACCTATGATGTCATCTATCAAGCTTATCAGAAG GTGACCTACAAACGGGATTTGGCGGCTGCAGAGTCCATTATTAAAG AGACTCTATCGCGGTCGGCCTGTGTTGTCACAGGTGGATCTGAACAAGCTGTCACGCTGGCTGATGCTCTGCAGAAGGCTGTTGGAGCTCTCAATGTG GAGCTGGATGTCATCCCAGATCTGATGGGAGAAAACGCCGGGTATCTGTTAAAAGAGTGGAACTTCATCCAGGTTTCA GTCAATCGTTCATGCCTGTCTGAAGTGGAGGCCGTGCTGACGGATTTGGAGTCAGGGAATCGTGCTCTTCTCCACCCGCTGGTCGTCATTTGG GTGCATTTGAGCAGTTCAGATGAGCTGTCCGTCAGCGGGAGAGGGGTAGAACCGGCAGGTATTATGGACCTGGCCTCAGCAGCTAAGCTCCAGAATATTCTCCTCTATGGCATCCAGCTTGGTCAGACAAAG
- the crppa gene encoding D-ribitol-5-phosphate cytidylyltransferase isoform X1 has product MTCRDPSPTRLMEDNHINTQSHSCYTDRPAHPGIFPTRESGKSAHQPGGPSVDFPVSVVLPAGGTGERTGLQTPKQFCSFLGRPLISYTIQAFERVSWIQSIVVVVAKENMDLMTDIVQRFQHKKVRAVPGGSTRHRSICNGVRALADGEEERPKVVIIHDAVRPFVDEDLLYKIAMAAKEQGAAGAIRPLVSTVIATTSEGYLDHSLERAKYRASEMPQGFTYDVIYQAYQKCSESDFEFGTECLHLALQYCGTNAKLIQGPPTLWKVTYKRDLAAAESIIKETLSRSACVVTGGSEQAVTLADALQKAVGALNVELDVIPDLMGENAGYLLKEWNFIQVSVNRSCLSEVEAVLTDLESGNRALLHPLVVIWVHLSSSDELSVSGRGVEPAGIMDLASAAKLQNILLYGIQLGQTKDTDRWERSVLRVAEITSALIRERSPALVGQLLQA; this is encoded by the exons ATGACCTGCCGTGACCCCTCACCCACCCGACTGATGGAGGATAACCACATCAACACGCAGAGCCATAGTTGCTACACGGACAGGCCCGCTCATCCCGGGATTTTCCCAACCCGTGAGTCCGGGAAGAGCGCCCACCAGCCGGGGGGACCCAGCGTGGACTTCCCGGTGTCTGTGGTTCTTCCTGCCGGGGGCACAGGAGAAAGAACCGGACTACAGACACCGAAACAGTTCTGCTCATTTCTGGGTCGGCCGCTAATAAGCTACACTATCCAGGCTTTCGAGAG GGTGTCATGGATCCAGAGCATTGTGGTCGTCGTTGCCAAAGAAAACATGGACCTGATGACGGACATCGTCCAGCGTTTCCAGCACAAGAAGGTTCGAGCAGTGCCAGGCGGCTCGACTCGTCACAGGTCGATATGTAACGGCGTGCGGGCTCTGGCCGAcggggaggaggagaggccGAAGGTGGTCATCATCCACGATGCCGTGCGGCCTTTTGTGGATGAGGACTTACTGTACAAGATAGCCATGGCTGCCAAGGAACAAGGG GCAGCAGGAGCTATCCGACCTCTGGTTTCCACGGTGATAGCCACCACATCAGAGGGCTACCTGGATCATTCTCTGGAGCGAGCCAAGTACCGAGCCAGCGAGATGCCTCAGGGATTCACCTATGATGTCATCTATCAAGCTTATCAGAAG TGCAGTGAATCAGACTTTGAGTTTGGCACCGAGTGTCTCCATCTGGCTCTGCAGTACTGTGGCACCAACGCCAAGCTCATCCAGGGTCCGCCAACACTGTGGAAG GTGACCTACAAACGGGATTTGGCGGCTGCAGAGTCCATTATTAAAG AGACTCTATCGCGGTCGGCCTGTGTTGTCACAGGTGGATCTGAACAAGCTGTCACGCTGGCTGATGCTCTGCAGAAGGCTGTTGGAGCTCTCAATGTG GAGCTGGATGTCATCCCAGATCTGATGGGAGAAAACGCCGGGTATCTGTTAAAAGAGTGGAACTTCATCCAGGTTTCA GTCAATCGTTCATGCCTGTCTGAAGTGGAGGCCGTGCTGACGGATTTGGAGTCAGGGAATCGTGCTCTTCTCCACCCGCTGGTCGTCATTTGG GTGCATTTGAGCAGTTCAGATGAGCTGTCCGTCAGCGGGAGAGGGGTAGAACCGGCAGGTATTATGGACCTGGCCTCAGCAGCTAAGCTCCAGAATATTCTCCTCTATGGCATCCAGCTTGGTCAGACAAAG